In Phocoena phocoena chromosome 3, mPhoPho1.1, whole genome shotgun sequence, the DNA window GGTTCCGTGTGTGTTTAGTTTGGGAATTACTGATTACACAGCCCCCTGTAGTCTTACTGAGTTCACTGAGCCTCTTGGAGAAATCCCATGATCTCTGCATCCTCATCCTGGGTCAGAAGCACAGGATGGTTTGCTGATCTAGAGCTCAGCCGCCAGAGCAGCTTCTAAATTACAGTAAAAAACCTCCAGCCCATCTCCCTCAGGTGTGCCCCCTTTGCGCCTTCTGTTGCAGGGAGCTGAAGGTGATTCCCTGGGAAGGCAGCCAtcaagaggagggagaggaccaCCTTGAATAGACTAGACGAGCAGCTCACTCAGGGACAGCAGTGCCCACCTCTGGGCTCCCAGAGTCCCAGACTAGAGCTGGCTCCCAGGACCCACATCCCACAGCTCCCAAAGGCGGCACGGTGCTCTGTTTGACTTCTCTGAACCTTATTTTACCTAAAGGATGTTCCtgcagtttttggttttttaaaaagtagatttcacTTGAGATAGTTTGTGCTGGGGAAGGTCCTCACAGGGTAACAGGTCCCTGCTTTGCCTTAATGGCTGCTGTGCACTTTTCTTTCTATGCAGCTGGTTTTCCACAAATTTATTATATTGCTTAAACTCTAGAACCCGACCGTCCCTTTTGACCACAAAACTGCTCAGCTTCTGAGCTGGCAGCTTCTTTTAGCCCACAAAAGCAAGAGCTTCTGGAGAAAACCCTCAAATTCTTAAACACAGGATTTTCTTGCTCCATCTGATGGCAGTGAACTTGGCAGAACCGCTAGGGAGGAGGTTACTATGACAGAGTTCTGTAGCCCTGCCCTCTCCCAAGGGGCAAGGTGCCTCAAAGAGGTTTCCTCTGGTATATGCGACCTACTAGTACTACTACTATAATTAGTATCGTTATTATTAACCATCAATCCGGTCTCACACCTATTTCCTGCATGGTTGCACTGAGAATTTCAGAGAAGGAGGGCATCAGCTTTGGCCCTTAAGATAAATAGGAGCAAATGATGAACCAATTCAAGAGGAAACAGGAGCGCCGTCCCTCCTGCAGGTGTTTGCCGACCTTTTTGACCCTGTCATCAAGCTGAGGCACAATGGCTATGACCCCAGGGTGATGAAGCACCCCACGGATCTGAACGAATCCAAGGTAGGCTCCAGCCACCTCTGTACCTTCCCATGAAGCCAGCACTCCAGAGTCCAAGGTGAGGAGAACTGGAGAGAAGGGCCCCTGGGTCAGATGCCCTTGAAAGCTCTGTGATGGCCCTCCCACACCATGCTCCCTAGAGGGCCACTGAGACAGTCAGGAAGGTCCCAAAGTCTGTTTTTCTTACCTCCTACCACCAGCGTAGTGGTGGTCACTGAAGACTTTAGCCTTTCCCAGAACAATTCCTTTTTTCACCCCAAACGTAGCCAGAGTAAAGGACTGCAGACAGCGCTGTGTAAAGTAGCTCCTCCCTTGACTTCCCTCCaagacccctccctgcccccagagtCGCCCGATGTGTCCAGCATGCACACGCGCTCAGTGCCCGGGGGTCCCCTGGTCAGCGGGTTGGAGGCCACCGTGGCCGTGGCGCGGCGGTAACCCCGCGCTCTGCTCCGCAGATCACACATGGGCAGTTGGACGAGCGCTACGTGCTGTCATCTCGGGTGCGCACGGGCCGCAGCATCCGCGGGCTGAGCCTGCCGCCCGCCTGCACCCGGGCTGAGCGGAGGGAGGTGGAGAACGTGACCGTCATGGCCCTGAAGGGCCTCAAGGGGGACCTGGCCGGCCGCTACTACCGGCTGTCCGAGATGACGGAGAAGGACCAGCAGCGGCTCATCGATGTGAGTGACCCCGAACCACGTGGGCTGCCTGGGGCGGGGCTGTGCCCGAGAGAGCCCTGACCCGCGCGGGGCGGTCTCCCGCGGAGCTCAGGCCCCTGCTCTGGTTGGGAGCTTGCTGGGGCTTTAGGCTGGTCAGTCTAAGGAAGGAAAAGCAGGCCTTAAAAGCTTAGGTCAAAAGTGGAGATGGTCTATGGATAAAGTCTGCCGAGGAAACAATGGGATGGTGGGTTGCCATTGGTGTGTGGGAGTGAGTGGAGGATCCCCGGGCTTGTTGATAAATAGGAACAATTGGGTGTGGAAAATCCCATCTGTGCCTGGAGGATGGTCTCCATTACCACACTCAAAGTCCAGGAAGCTTCTGGAAAGGGAATTATCCAGGTGGAAGGCCTGCCCTGACTCACATTGGAGCTGGCCTCTGGGGTTCCTGCTGCCTCCACAGGGTCTCCATGGCTTCCCTCTAACACTAGGGTAGACAAAACTcaagtcccttccttttttccctgtaGCAAAGTTGAAACAGAATGGCATTTTCAAAGGTAACTTTAAACTCCAAGGAAAAGCAGGAACAAACTTCTGTCGTTTCAGAAGATGTGATGCCACAAAATATGCCCCATTTCCAAACCAGGTGGGCAACTGTGTGGTCTAGAGGCCTCAGTCTCCTGGTCCCCTCCTCTTGTTCTGGTACAGAACAAGCCCTCCTCTGCCTCAAGTAGCCACTTCTGGTTGCCAGGTTAAAGGGCGTGCTGTTTCCTGGGCAATGATAGTCCGTAAGCCTGGCCTGGCTCAGGTCTCCAACCCCTTCCGCTTAGAGATTGTAGATCTTCCCGTGTCCTCTCTATTTCTGACTTCAGTGTAATATGTGGTGTCCATATTCATATTCCTACTGTGTACACACAGTATTTTGATCTGATTTTGGTCTACACAGCAGCATATTGTAGTTAGAGGCATACTTGGGAGTCATACAGGTCTAGGTTTGCATCtaggctctgccactttctagctgtgaaAGGTTTCCTCTCTCTcaatctgtttccttttcctaCCAAACAGAATGATTACATTTACCTCAGagtgttgctgtgaggattaaaggaaataaaagtacatagcatagagcctggcacatagtgaacaTTACATGAATGGTGACTGTTTTTATTTACAGATCATTATTTTACAtctctaatattttttaatggaaggaatgataataataaaccAACAATGCTAGTAACATGGAGAATGCAGCTGTATAGAACACTTTTCAGGATAGCACCCCTCACTCACTGCCCACTCTGCCATTGCATGGGGTTGGTGCTGGTGGGGTAGACACACTCCATAGTGATTACGGATCTCCATCTGGGCTAAGCCAGTGGTTTGCAACCTTAGCTGTACACTGGAATCACCTGAAAATAACTGATGTCCAGGCTGCACCCAATAACAAGTCAGAATTCTGAGAGATGGGAACTGGGCATTAGAATATTTTAAGCTCTCAGTTATTATAGTGGGCAGCCAATGCTGAGAAGCACTGCCTGAGAGACCGCAGCCATTATTAGTGAGTTGAAAGTTGATCACCTGATGTTTGCCATTGTGTCTGATCtcatcaatttcttctttttgctttgtcCCTTTGGGCCTGCAGGACCACTTTCTATTTGATAAGCCAGTATCCCCTTTACTAACTTGTGCTGGGATGGCCCGTGACTGGCCAGATGCCAGGGGAATCTGGTATGGACATAGCATTTTCACATTTGCATTGTGTGCAGACGTTCTCCTTCAGATCGCTGCTTGTCCTAACCTGAAGTTGCTGTGACCTGCGCTTGACAGCATGCCCAGCTTGAGCTAGATGGAGAAGATAGAGTACTTAGAAATTGGGggtgggtgtctgtgtgtgtgtgtaatatataaGTATAATGATGTTTCCAAATGTGCGGGAATGTTAGCTGTTTTGCATGAATTGTGCATgagaaaaaatactttctttttaagaaaaacttagCTTCATATTATTTGACCTCCCAGAGAATCTGTTTCATGACATTAAAACAAAAgagcagaaaatgaaaagtaaatattgaGGATTTAAGCAAAACTCTACAAGGAAGAGTGGCTATTGAGTGTACACATATTTTATCTTGGCCAAGAGTCCTCAGGCCACTTTGATTCCTAAACCTTGGTAAGTTATTATGACACTATCCGAAGGATCCCAGATCAAAGTGTTTGGGAGCAGCTGCTCAGTGGGGGTGGATAGGCGGGATCTACGCAGCAAACATATGTGAAATCTTCTGCACCCCAAACGTGTTGAGCTGCaggtaaaatctttttttaagtgCCACAAGATTTTGGTTGAATCTATTAGGAGGCAAAACACTCTTGTTGGCATCAAAGCCAAATGTTATCATGGCTGAATTATTGTCATCCTAGTCTGAGGGATGAGGGAGATTATGTTCTTGTTGGGTGAAAACATGACATCTTTGAGGGTTGGAGTTGGTCTTACTCTTCATTCTGTCAAGGTAACATTATTTTGCAGTACTTGTTCAGGCACAGTTAAGAGATTAGGACCATCTAAGGAAATGAGGAAGGTGAAATGAAACAATCAAGCTACAGAGGTAATGGGAATTTTCATGTGTTGAAACAAATGTAATTAACACTCAACACTGTATTTCTCTCTTCAATAGGCATAATAATGACAAGACATTTCTCATCTGGATAAATGAGGAAGACCACACCAGGGTAATCTCTATGGAGAAAGGAGGCAATATGAAAAGAGTATTTGAGCGATTCTGTCGTGGGCTAAAAGAGGTAAGATGTCATCAGAGAATTCTGAATAGTcactaaaataaaatctctttgtttttcattcttgaaAAAAGATATTATGGTGACTTCCAAGATGGGGCTAATCTTTTCTAGGGATCATGGCACTCTTTTGGGGTGGGACTTCCAGGGCAGTGCTTCAAAAaatagatgactttttttttttgttattagcAAGTTCCTATGCTTCCCTTCCCAATGCAGGATGGTTTAGAGAAGTCTGTGGATCATtagttattttctgatttctttaacAGAGATTTTGGCTGTTCTAAGCATAGAGACCGTATAGGATGCACCTATGTTCATATGTGACCTGACCACAGCCATACTTGATGAGAATTCCTATATTCTCCTACTATGCTCATGTGGAAAAGCATaacaactgacatttattgagtgtttagtATGTGCTAGGTACTGTGTTCAGTGCTTTACATGGTTCATCTAATTTGATTGGACCATTTTAATATCTTGATAGAAGAAGTTTAATTTTCTATTAAAGAAGTACTGCAGAATGaaagaacgaaattttgccatttgcagcaacatggatggacttggagggcatcatgctaagagaaatatctgacagagaaagataaaaatactgtgtgatctcacttatatatggaatctaaaaaaatacaacaaactagtgactcaaacaaaaaagaagcagcctCGCAGCtatagagaactagtggttaccactgggaagacggaagtggggaggggcagtatAGCAGTGGGGGAAAAAGGGTTATTacgggattatatgaaatcatgtgagtgaaacttttgaaaattgtaaagaactatagaatttaaagaatctttcattcaataaaaataaattaaaaaaaaaactgcagatagctttcctttttcctttttcctactaCTATAGAAGTAGTACTATAAATTGACCTAAGTTTTATTCACGGCAAACGTGCAGTACACACGTCTTTCCCTGGTGTTTGGGATGTGCTGAGTGAATGGATATCTGAGAACTTCGTCATTTGTTCCCTGTCTTAGGTAGAACGCCTAATCCAAGAACGAGGCTGGGAGTTCATGTGGAACGAGCGCCTGGGATACATTCTGACCTGCCCTTCGAACCTCGGCACAGGATTACGGGCTGGTGTCCACGTTAGGATCCCAAAGCTCAGCAAGGTAATGTCATGCAGCCAGTGGCCCTGTTGGGTTCCACCAGGATCGGCTCACCTGGGACTGCTTTGTGGAGGGAAAAACGTCACAGCCCAATTCCTTAACCCTTAGTTTCTGcactaatgaaagaaaatgacaagaaaaggTTGTTTGTCTCAAAAACACTTGTATCCGTAGGATAAGAGTTTTAACGGGCTGTAAAAAAGGGAAGTGGCTTCAAGAACaagaactttattctttttttttaagatttttttttatgtggaccatttttaaaggctttattgaatttgttacaatattgcttctgttttatgttttttgggttttgggccccgaggcatgtgggatcctagctctccgaccagggatcaaacccacaccccctgcgttggaaggcaatgtcttaaccactggaccaccagggaagtcccaagaacaaGAACTTTAAATTCTCCTTCATATAACAAGTCAGGATAGTTAGGCCGGCTGCTccactctgctctctctctcccaaTACAGAGGTTTCAGGCTCAGGCCTGCAGCAAAATCACCTGGAGGCTTGTGACAACACCTGCAGCACTTGGATTTCTCACAGGTTTCCCGGCGATGCTGATGCTGCCGGTCAGGGAACTGCACTTGGACGGTCACTGCCTTAGAATGTTGTCCCCTTAGCGTGGTCACAGTCAGGCCTCACGCTCTAGCCTGTGGGAAGGCGAGAGAGCACGTGGGAGTGTCCATGTAAAGATTTAAGGTCTAGGCCTGGCAGTGGCATCCTTCACTTCTGCTTGTTCCATTAGCAAGAACCTAGCCAGTGGTTACTTCCTCAGCTCTcctgtggaagaaaggaaaaaggattcTGGTGGGCAGCTAAGAGTTCTGCCACAGCACACCAAGTGaatcaaatactttaaaacaattttagaaaatgtgCTTTCGGCCAAAAAAAAGTATGGTAATATTTGTTATTCAAAATTCCAATGCtaagaaaattatgttttttaatttttatcggagtgtagttgttttacaataagaaaattatttactATGATTTAATGTCATGATTTTAATTATAGCAGTAACAAGTGTTATATAGATGAATAATAAACTCACCAAAGCTGGCATCCAGATGCCAATATAGCAGTATAGAAGTTAATGACAGCTCTGCTACCTTCTACCTGTGTGTACTTTTAGGCAAGTTAATTCCTCTgagccttattttcctcatctgtgaaatggaggtaaAAGCAATACCTTCTTCATGGGATTGTTGTAAGTTCCAGCACAGGgccctggtacatagtaaatatatgcttaataaatattaactgttatTACTTCTCATTATATGTCTTTTCTAAGTGTGCCAAGGATGACAAATCAAGTTTGATTCTTAGGACACTAAGTATTATCCTTTGTCCCAGGATCCGCGATTTTCTAAGATCCTGGAGAACCTGAGACTCCAGAAGCGTGGCACAGGTGGTGTGGACACGGAAGCAGTGGCGGATGTGTATGACATTTCCAACATAGATCGAATTGGCCGATCAGAGGTAACATCTCTCTAACTTTCCGAACGTGAACTACCAAAATCAGCCTGGaggaaaagaagcaaactcaACAGCCTTTCCTTATTCACAAAATTCGAGACCTCCTCTTTGCCCATTGAGTCCTGAGTCATGTTAGCATTTCATTCTGTAGTACTTGTCCTCCACGCATAAAGGTAAGCACGATGTAAGCTGAGAATGTATAAGCAAGTGAAGGAATTCACAGTGGGACGGTTGTCACCTGCCTGCCCCCAGGGCTGTTCCAGCAATCCTGAGCAGCGGGAGTTCTGTTATGCTAAAGGACAACAGTCTTTCATCACTGAGTCAGAGAACACTGTGCTCTCTCTGAGGGGGATGAAATAGTGGATTTTCTCTTGATTCCGAATTTCCTTTGGTGAAGGTCACATACTATCATCTTCACGTTGACGTTTTTAGATACTTGATAGtttgtaaaattttatgtttaggGCTAAAGATGGCAAATAAGGTATGCATGAGGTATGTGTGAGATTGTGCTCATCAAATAATCCTTAGGATTCTGTGAATACATAGGATAAATGGGATTCATAAACTATAAGTAGGCCTGGAGTGATGCATGAGAAAAAGCACAAAGAGCGCATTTAATGAACATGGAAGCAGAATCCTAAGCAAATCCTGACCTCAGTAAGTCATCCCAGCTTATCTGGATGTGGTCCCATTGAACGTATTGTGCCCATCATTAATTTAAAAGCCGCTTATAAAACTCTTAATAACTCAGTGGCTGGTTATTAAATCTGTGGATTATTGttgctctttcttcttccctgccATCTTTTGCATATTTCATTGCCAGTTGGTACTCCTACCGGTAAactaaggaaaggaaaggagaaaacactCAAAACAATTAAATCAGCTTGCGTCCTACCAGCTCTGGTAAAGTATTGATACTTGAGGAAGAAGCAGATATAAATATTACACCTTCTGAAATTTGCTGAATGTGGTGTAGTGAATAAAGAAAATCTGGGTCCTAGCCCTGTTGGTTTCTAATATTAACTAGATTTTTAATACTGGAAAGCAAAGTACTCATCATTTTTAGAAAACTGTAAGTCAATAAGTGATCATCTATAGGAGCTAGAAAAATTCccaaaagtgttaaaaaaaaaaataaaaccacttgtTCAACCTAACAACCCTGAGATAACCATTGTGAACATTATTCTAAATTGCCTTCCATTCTTACAATTATTCAAAAAACGTTTTTTACAGAATTTATTATTACAACATATTAGATATAACACAGCTTTTCCCAGTGTATTATAACATGAGCATTTtcctataattttataattcttcaaagaatataaaattcttattttataaataagatatatataaatattttataaataaaatataaatatttaaataaaagaaatataaatattttataaataaaattcttataaaagaatttttataattcttCAAAACATATTGTTTAATGACAGCACAGTAAAGGTGGTCCATTATCTACTTAATATCTCCctgattatttgagattttgtttGACTATCTCTGTACATAACTGTATGACCATCTCTATACATAACTCTAATCACAACTCTGATTAGTTAGTTAGGATATATTTCTAGGAAAGGGATTCCTGGGTTAAGGATGAGGGTCCCTTACTTATGACCAAGTTTCCTACCAGAAGATTTATACCAAGAGAGTTCCACAGGCAGTGAATGAGAGACCCATCACCACACCCTCATAAACACTGAGATAGGTCAGTTGGCTAAGTAGAAAATCAGTGTTTCTTTTATTAGTAATGACTAGCTTTCTGGCCCAACCCTTTCAtagggcttcagtttccttatgcATGAAAAGAAGTGGGGAGTGTACTAGACACTGTCATGCCTAAAGTATGTTCAGCTGTAACACTTAACCATCTCTTCCATTATTGCTGTGCATTCTTGAGTTTTATCATGTATTTTAGTGCTGTCTAGAATTAACTAGTAATTCCTTCCTGTCTTAGTTTGGGTCCCTTTAGGAGCAGtgcaaataatttatttgggaggtgattccCAGGGAAAAATTCATAGGTAGATGTCCTCTAGTTTAAGAAAAACCAATAATTGTAAACAAAAGttctaacatatatttttttaaagcaggaattttaaaaagtatatcttAGTATAATTCACAGTTTCCTTTAAGTAGCACACTTGCCTGGTACAATACAAGCATTATTTAATTGCCAAACATTTGGGTTTAAACAATTTTCAGAAAGCCGTTCATTGTGTAAATGATAATATCTGAACTATAGCATGTTTAGTACTCAGATAGCTTAGTGGAAGGTCAGAATTCAGATCAGGGTCAGAGAACATCACAAGGGTGTCACTGTGTAGTTTTACTTTTAGACAAACTGTTATAACAGAGATTGATGGGGGAAGAAGTGTCTGAGATGCAAACTaatggttttcatatttttaaaaagtccttacaCACAAAGTAGTAACTCCATCTTAACTGCAGAAAGATTGAGAGAAACCCCGTAACATCTCCGCTCCCCGTCCCTGGCGATAAACATCAGACACCTCTCCTCCCATAAAACGTTagggaaataaagagaagaaattgtTAAAGTCCATGTAACAGGGCAAGTTTTCATTTGTCCCAGTATTGTTCCTACAGATCAAAGCCTTGCATGTGTCTTCTATGCAAATTAATCTTTCATCTTTTTCACTGTCAAAGGTGGAGCTTGTTCAGATAGTCATCGATGGAGTCAATTACCTGGTGGATTGTGAAAAGAAGTTAGAGAAAGGCCAAGATATTAAGGTGCCACCTCCTCTACCTCAGTTTACCAAGAAGTGAACTTCCCCTTCCCTAATTTATAAATAATCTGTCTGCTGGTATGACAGACATAAAGAAATTTCTACTCTGAGAGTTTTTGTAGACttggaaaaatgtaaaactgtagATCCTGTCTATCTTTACAATAAAACTCTCCTTAATATCTTTGGtttgtttctctgattttttttttttaatgctactgAGACGGGCAAACACATCCAATTACAAGTAGTaggaagtaaaaatattttaggacAACGATAAAACTAATATTTGTAAGGCGACTTTCACACAAATGTAGAAACCCTCCAACTATCTAGATGCTACTATAGTCAACCCTTCAACCAATCCCTACAGACACCATTGGAAAAGAGGAACTAATATAATCAATTTTCTGGCAAGTAGAGCAAGAGAAGATTCATTTCTCTTGAAAGTGTGGAAATAAAGACTATACAAATGAGGACAAACAGAGACTATAGCAGAGGCTATTTAGGGCTTGCTATAGCAAGGGAATCAGTCACCACCACCTACTTGAATCTGGCAGAAACTCAAAGGCAGGCATAGGAAAGCTTTCTGGTGAAAAAACGGGTATGCTCGGGTGTGATCTGAGCCGGGTGGTAGGCATGGGGAAATTGGAGGCAGACTAACTAGAGGCGGGGTATCCTAGGTAAGTGGTTTGGGAagcatatttggctttctctggctgGTCCTGAACTGGAAGCAGGGGCAAAAATGAGGGGAACTGGGCGTCCCTGACCAAAGCCCAATCTCTGGGCTGAATGCTTCAGAGACTGTGGTTTGGCTTCTTGAACTGGTTGCTGCAGAGGTTGTAGGTCAGAGTTCTGTTGTCATGTATGGTCTGGCCATTTTGTATTTGTACATTCAGTCTCTCAAAAGCAATCCAAAATGTGATGTCTCAAACACTGAAAATGTATTTAGTATAATTTGAAAGCCGAATTCTTCCCTCAGCACACAGATAGTTACCTCTCGAATCTTGTTATCCTCTTCCATCCATCCTGTGGTATCTGTAACCTGAAGGGGCATATGACAGAAGAGGTGGCTGCAGCTAATTCTGTAACTCTAAAAGTGTTCCACATAACAAGAAAAATACTGTTATCTAGAATAATAGGAGTGAGATCAAGTTCTGCATTTTGTGAGTAAATGAGTACTGTAGATGCTACTGTGAAAATACATCACAGCTATAATATAAGCAATTGTCTTCCCTCCTActatattgagaaaaataaagtataaaaagaacACACTTGTGCTGGTGCTAATAGGCACCACAGTAACTTTTGAGTGACAAATTAATGTCTTTGAAATATAGAAGAGGAAGCCACACCCAATATAATTCAGGACATTGTGCTAAACACCCTGAATGGGATGGGGTGGAGGGCCGTTCTACCAACCAATGCCTGTAAACAAAAGAGGGAGCAGAACCTCGAGCAGTGACTGGCATTCTGGGGACGAGGGATGGAGGGTTGAGAGGACTGGCATCATGGCCAAGCATGTTGACTCTACAGCCACACTGCTTGAGTACACGTCCCGACTCTCCTACTATATGACATTAAGTGATTGACTTAGTCTCTAAGTTCCCGAAGTTCCTTtgtataaaatgagaacaatgaTAATGCCTCTCTCATAGGGTTGTTTGGAGGATAAAATTAATACTTGTAAAGTTCACTTAGAAGTGCTCAACACATTTTAAGTACTATGTAAGGGTTCGcatgttaaataataaaaaaagaatcactattATAATATGATAATAATCTGTCTTTGAATATCCCTTAAAACCATCCTTTAGGGCAGGGGTCCCtaacccccaggccatggactggtGTCGGTCTGTAACAGGCCACCGGTATCGGACTGataccggtccgtggcctgtcaggaactgggccgcacagcaggaggtgagcggcaggtggGCCAGCGAAGCTTCCTCTGTAtctacagccgctccccatcactctcaTTACCGCCTGCGCTCTGCC includes these proteins:
- the CKMT2 gene encoding creatine kinase S-type, mitochondrial, with product MASTFSKLLTGRNASLLFATLGTSALTTGYLLKRQNVCAEAREQHRLFPPSADYPDLRKHNNCMAECLTPAIYAKLRNKVTPNGYTLDQCIQTGVDNPGHPFIKTVGMVAGDEESYEVFADLFDPVIKLRHNGYDPRVMKHPTDLNESKITHGQLDERYVLSSRVRTGRSIRGLSLPPACTRAERREVENVTVMALKGLKGDLAGRYYRLSEMTEKDQQRLIDDHFLFDKPVSPLLTCAGMARDWPDARGIWHNNDKTFLIWINEEDHTRVISMEKGGNMKRVFERFCRGLKEVERLIQERGWEFMWNERLGYILTCPSNLGTGLRAGVHVRIPKLSKDPRFSKILENLRLQKRGTGGVDTEAVADVYDISNIDRIGRSEVELVQIVIDGVNYLVDCEKKLEKGQDIKVPPPLPQFTKK